One Anoplopoma fimbria isolate UVic2021 breed Golden Eagle Sablefish chromosome 21, Afim_UVic_2022, whole genome shotgun sequence DNA segment encodes these proteins:
- the ncapg2 gene encoding condensin-2 complex subunit G2, whose amino-acid sequence MSKREAFLAAACEEHVQDFKKDKTEPFDVEEVVQEMPRDQRFTLWGNLDSLLRDVLQELPPERWEENRDEGMEVESAADPRHTRGSCVHKSPTRRDTYSALLEIAHRLHKVLVSLPVSESVAPLQLHIHTLCEAWWKKGLKEKEEFGRTAFLISLQKSFILKKQVVEIQRVWSLHDVLLSLDYTSEENKQIIDLLLQCFHRPNYIRNDDGKRFLVFLFSWNVDFIPAIHGTIKNQLEFYSKTMTAQITEIYFRAWKKASGDFLEKIESSCIQDFMQKAIFLHRASPVHAKVRQIVSYFHSRKGCNKVDKMLCNLYKPILWKALSVPNFEVRANATLLFTEAFPVHDPEQNNKNIDEVIQKQLDTAMGLLDDPHPTVRSNATLGVCKILAKCWELLPPTIITDFLKKLVTELSADTSSPDVRCSVFKCLTIVLDNSLSHPLLEKLLPTLKYSLHDNSEKVRTAFLDMLIKVKAVRAAKFWDVCNMDHLLARLAIDSHSVSKRIVDLLFKSFFPVNDSEREWCCRCITLIQMNPMAARKFYQHAHKHTAPTNIIKLMLAIRRVVNSCIQTDCDLSDINDSNKENSALAEPLLGKDMVVVSGLLEVVVILWRSVEKALKQNEEAQKYTFAKFGSVMGTYFQAFEDERCTVPLIQLASLMPPAAVPTFSCGVLSRLRRMDSGAVPTQYVQLLDCMCRWGQAADILELVTDWLTEALPKQGDNSKRKVRIQETVEAKPDLALAYLEYLFRHTLTREKVLALGPQPLKQLHTVLGNWRQSVLYTHLSSTTEDPKSPSVETALKVFMHHGRLGAHLQHSSSEGRDYLLSLEHVAAWVAERVLPFLAKRTKDDDEEDSETFQPLAAQITESFLTVCRDVLLVGLADDTFKGQILHLCSLTLLSEAGYLCIPAVLLILKEVVDSYVPEENNNNNNQAHENEEDESTVALSVVANIFQKIIELLARRLRKEPEEGRQLCQSAVPGLADFLQAAQTQDKAPLCGVFSTLFAVIVVEKRHLLQKITHPEEVITPESVEDMPPLSSILLSVILKSASLTRAFLTEVSSSFDSEAISNLNELAAVLHVLAVIRHTGQSKAGLKSAATSVQLQIHRHAVTSEDTKDIQRVIYESSVKTLNEILDL is encoded by the exons ATGTCCAAGAGAGAGGCGTTTCTAGCGGCCGCCTGTGAGGAACATGTGCAGgacttcaaa aaagacaaaacagagcCTTTCgatgtggaggaggtggtgcagGAGATGCCCAGGGACCAGAGATTTACTCTCTGGGGAAATCTGGATTCCCTACTTCGGGATGTCCTGCAGGAGTTACCTCCCGAGCGCTGGGAGGAGAACAGGGACGAGGGCATGGAAGTAGAGTCGGCTGCAGACCCT CGTCACACTCGTGGCTCATGTGTCCATAAAAGTCCTACAAGACGGGACACCTACAGTGCCCTTCTGGAAATTGCCCACAGGCTTCACA AGGTTCTGGTGTCGCTGCCTGTCTCAGAGAGCGTggctcctctgcagctccacatCCACACGCTGTGCGAGGCCTGGTGGAAGAAAGGgctgaaggagaaagaagagttTGGCCGCACTGCTTTCCTCATCTCTCTGCAGAAGAGCTTCATTTTGAAGAAACAA GTTGTTGAGATCCAAAGAGTCTGGAGTCTCCATGATGTGCTTTTGAGTTTGGACTACACATCAGAGGAAAACAAGCAGATAATCGACTTGTTGCTGCAGTGCTTTCATCGTCCCAATTACATAAGAAACGATGAC GGGAAGCGATTCCTGGTGTTTCTTTTCAGCTGGAACGTCGACTTCATCCCGGCCATTCACGGCACCATTAAGAACCAGCTGGAGTTCTACAGCAA GACCATGACTGCTCAGATTACAGAGATCTACTTCAGAGCATGGAAGAAGGCGAGCGGGGACTTCCTGGAGAAGATTGAGAGCTCATGCATTCAGGATTTTATGCAGAAGGCGATCTTCCTTCATAGAGCATCTCCTGTCCACGCCAAAGTTCGCCAG ATCGTGAGCTATTTCCACTCAAGGAAAGGTTGTAACAAGGTGGACAAGATGCTCTGTAATCTCTACAAGCCCATTCTCTGGAAAGCTTTAAGT GTTCCAAACTTTGAGGTGCGCGCAAACGCCACTCTGCTTTTCACTGAGGCCTTCCCAGTCCACGACCCGGAGCAGAACAACAAGAATATAGATGAGGTCATTCAAAAGCAGCTGGACACAGCGATG GGCCTCCTTGATGACCCTCATCCTACCGTACGCTCCAATGCCACCCTGGGAGTCTGTAAGATCCTGGCTAAGTGCTGGGAGCTCCTCCCTCCCACCATCATCACAGACTTCCTGAAGAAGCTGGTGACGGAGCTGTCGGCTGACACCAGCTCCCCTGATGTCCGGTGTTCAGTCTTTAAG TGTCTGACTATTGTCTTGGACAACAGTCTGAGTCATCCACTCTTGGAAAAACTCCTGCCCACTCTCAAATACAGCCTTCATGACAACTCAGAGAAAGTCCGCACAGCGTTCCTGGACATGCTCATCAAGGTCAAAGCAGTGCGGGCTGCCAAG TTTTGGGACGTGTGCAACATGGACCACCTGCTGGCCCGTCTGGCCATCGATTCCCATTCGGTTTCCAAGCGCATCGTCGATCTGCTCTTCAAGTCCTTCTTCCCCGTCAACGATTCGGAGAGGGAGTGGTGCTGTCGCTGCATCACCCTCATCCAGATGAACCCCATGGCTGCCAGGAAGTTCTACCAGCAtgcccacaaacacacagccccCACTAACATAA TAAAGCTGATGTTGGCCATTCGCCGTGTTGTGAACAGCTGTATCCAGACCGACTGTGACCTGTCTGATATTAATGACAGCAACAAGGAGAACAGCGCA CTGGCTGAACCTCTGTTGGGGAAAGACATGGTCGTCGTGTCGGGTCTGCTGGAGGTCGTGGTCATCCTGTGGAGAAGTGTGGAGAAGGCGCTGAAACAAAACGAAGAGGCCCAGAAGTACACATTTGCCAAGTTTGGAAGTGTCATGGGAACGTATTTCCAGGCCTTTGAG GATGAGCGTTGTACCGTTCCTCTCATCCAACTGGCCTCATTAATGCCCCCAGCTGCTGTTCCGACATTCAG CTGTGGCGTCCTGTCCAGACTGAGGAGGATGGACTCGGGAGCAGTGCCAACGCAGTACGTCCAGCTGTTAGACTGCATGTGCAGGTGGGGCCAGGCTGCTGACATCCTGGAACTCGTCACTGACTGGCTCACCGAGGCTCTGCCCAAGCAAGGG GACAACAGCAAACGAAAGGTGCGTATCCAGGAGACGGTGGAGGCCAAACCGGACCTGGCACTGGCCTACCTGGAGTACCTGTTCAGACACACGTTAACACGGGAGAAAGTCCTGGCTCTTGGTCCGCAACCTCTCAAGCAGCTCCATACAGTTCTAGGAAACTGGAGG CAGTCGGTGCTGTACACCCACCTCAGCTCCACCACTGAAGATCCTAAAAGTCCCAGCGTGGAGACGGCACTGAAAGTCTTCATGCATCACGGACGTCTCGGTGCACATCTGCAACATAGT TCCTCAGAGGGTCGAGACTACCTGCTCTCTCTGGAGCATGTGGCAGCGTGGGTCGCTGAGAGAGTGCTGCCCTTCCTGGCTAAACGTAccaaagatgatgatgaagaggattcAGAGACGTTTCAGCCACTTGCTGCACAGATAACTGAG AGTTTCCTGACAGTGTGCCGAGACGTTTTACTTGTGGGTTTGGCCGACGACACGTTCAAAGGTCAAATCCTCCACTTGTGCTCGCTCACCCTCCTCTCAG AGGCAGGCTACCTGTGCATTCCTGCAGTGCTGCTGATTTTGAAGGAGGTGGTGGACAGCTATGTACCtgaggaaaacaacaacaacaacaaccaggcTCATGAAAATGAGGAAGATGAAAGCACTGTTGCTCTGAGTGTGGTGGCCAACATCTTCCAGAAGATTATCGAGCTCTTGGCTCGCCGCCTTAGGAAGGAACCAGAAGAGGGAAGACAG CTCTGTCAGTCAGCCGTCCCCGGCCTGGCAGACTTCCTCCAGGCGGCACAGACCCAGGACAAAGCACCTCTCTGCGGTGTCTTCTCTACTCTCTTTGCCGTCATCGTCGTGGAGAAGAGACATTTGCTTCAGAAG ATTACCCATCCTGAAGAGGTGATCACCCCAGAGTCAGTGGAGGACATGCCTCCTCTGTCCAGCATCCTACTGTCTGTCATCCTCAAATCAGCCTCTCTTACCAG GGCCTTTTTGACAGAAGTCAGCTCATCTTTCGACTCCGAGGCCATCAGCAATCTGAATGAACTGGCTGCCGTGCTGCACGTCTTGGCGGTCATCAGACACA CGGGGCAGTCTAAAGCAGGTTTGAAGAGCGCAGCCACATCTGTCCAGCTGCAGATTCACAGACACGCAGTCACATCTGAAGACACCAAAGACATCCAGAG GGTTATTTATGAATCTTCTGTGAAGACCTTGAATGAAATTCTGGATTTATGA